A single region of the Candidatus Chlorobium masyuteum genome encodes:
- a CDS encoding metal ABC transporter ATP-binding protein, translating into MPVSITINNVTAGYDRHPVVHHLSGSFADASLTAVAGPNGGGKSTLLKALVGFVPLMTGRIDFGGIKPDEIAYLPQQFEIDRTFPISVIDVVLLGNWSRTGAFAPMGKLHRKEALDALAEVDMAAFASRPVVSLSTGQWQRVLFARIIVQRARLILLDEPFAAIDGHTTLELMQQLKQWCRNGVTIICVMHDLNLVRAHFPQSLLLSRELIAWGSTADVLSQENLEAALERRGSWQESLERCAINGEERSA; encoded by the coding sequence ATGCCAGTGAGCATAACAATAAACAATGTAACCGCGGGGTATGACCGCCATCCGGTTGTACATCATCTCAGCGGTTCGTTTGCTGATGCCTCATTAACGGCTGTTGCGGGGCCCAATGGAGGCGGGAAGAGCACCCTGCTTAAAGCCCTTGTCGGCTTTGTTCCCTTGATGACCGGCCGTATTGATTTTGGCGGCATCAAGCCTGATGAAATTGCCTATCTGCCGCAGCAGTTTGAAATTGACCGTACCTTTCCGATTTCGGTTATTGATGTTGTTCTGCTTGGTAACTGGTCGAGAACCGGCGCTTTTGCACCTATGGGTAAATTGCACAGAAAAGAGGCTCTGGATGCTCTTGCCGAGGTTGATATGGCGGCGTTTGCCTCCCGACCTGTTGTTTCGCTCTCCACCGGTCAGTGGCAGCGTGTGCTTTTTGCCCGCATTATTGTGCAGCGCGCACGCCTGATTCTGCTTGACGAGCCCTTTGCGGCAATAGACGGTCATACAACCCTTGAATTAATGCAGCAGCTGAAACAGTGGTGTCGAAATGGCGTTACGATCATCTGCGTCATGCATGATCTCAATCTGGTTCGTGCCCATTTTCCTCAATCACTGCTGCTCTCCAGAGAGCTTATTGCCTGGGGTAGTACTGCCGATGTGCTCAGTCAGGAAAATCTTGAAGCCGCGCTTGAACGAAGGGGGAGCTGGCAGGAGTCACTTGAACGCTGTGCAATCAACGGGGAGGAGCGGAGTGCATAG
- a CDS encoding DUF4403 family protein, which produces MKKALLITTLLLGLLASGLYYLLRKNSVVPPAAINEKIIIDIPQSTFNIPIIIEVKSLADYLNQKITGKFLETTLFLQESEKEQILLTLTKAGSITITSTGRELLCTLPLTVDATLLDSRFGKTLSGLVSPFHTGIILTLSTPIDLDRNWRLKTKFTIREHQWLSEPVIKLGPFKKNIRKQLDDAISLNSNSLTSMVDQEINKAASLRKTVAHVWHDLQKPIRITSYPAPVWIRFNCNDISGNIKLQKSDIVCFASVKAKMLLVTDTTAQRAHLRLPDYRELATREKQPESDLFIYASTSFDEINQQLNKILHGTEILSKGYRIAILDIRAYTSTEGLTVAVDTGGDLDGRFYLTGRPVFDIPTQRLKVQNFDFTVNSGSLLVERGDEVLHNLLRERIASKLNLGLDTLIMKLPALINHAIAKGKTGRTIDLRVENLAIKQCDILMGKEMIHFIINAETETTIRLKKIKAGRPIRIH; this is translated from the coding sequence ATGAAAAAAGCACTCCTGATCACCACCCTTCTCCTGGGACTCCTTGCTTCGGGACTCTACTATCTTTTGAGAAAGAATAGTGTTGTGCCCCCCGCTGCGATCAATGAAAAAATCATCATCGATATTCCGCAATCCACCTTCAATATTCCGATCATTATTGAGGTTAAGAGCCTTGCCGACTACCTGAACCAAAAAATCACAGGAAAATTCCTTGAGACAACCCTTTTTCTTCAGGAGTCCGAAAAAGAGCAGATCCTGCTCACGCTCACCAAAGCCGGCAGCATAACCATCACCTCCACCGGCCGGGAACTGCTCTGCACCCTGCCATTGACCGTTGATGCCACCCTGCTCGACAGCCGGTTCGGCAAAACACTCTCCGGGCTCGTCTCCCCCTTTCACACCGGCATTATCCTCACGCTCTCAACGCCCATCGATCTCGACAGAAACTGGCGACTGAAAACGAAATTCACCATCAGGGAGCATCAATGGTTAAGCGAACCGGTCATCAAATTGGGACCATTCAAAAAAAACATCCGGAAGCAGCTTGATGATGCCATAAGCCTGAACAGCAACAGCCTGACATCAATGGTTGACCAGGAGATCAACAAGGCCGCCTCACTGCGAAAAACCGTTGCCCATGTTTGGCATGACCTGCAGAAGCCGATTCGCATCACCAGCTACCCGGCTCCGGTCTGGATACGGTTCAACTGCAACGATATCAGCGGCAACATCAAGCTGCAGAAGAGCGACATTGTCTGCTTTGCCAGCGTAAAGGCAAAAATGCTTCTTGTAACCGACACAACCGCACAGAGAGCTCACCTTCGTCTGCCGGATTACAGAGAGCTGGCTACCCGGGAGAAGCAGCCGGAATCGGATCTTTTCATCTATGCAAGCACCTCATTTGATGAAATCAATCAGCAGTTAAACAAAATACTGCACGGAACTGAAATCCTCTCAAAGGGATACCGCATCGCCATACTTGATATCCGAGCCTACACCTCGACGGAAGGATTAACGGTGGCGGTAGATACCGGAGGGGATCTTGATGGCCGTTTTTATCTGACCGGCCGTCCGGTTTTTGATATTCCGACACAGAGGCTGAAGGTGCAGAATTTTGACTTTACCGTCAACTCCGGCAGCCTGCTGGTAGAGAGAGGGGATGAGGTGCTGCACAATCTGTTGCGGGAACGTATTGCATCGAAGCTTAACCTTGGACTGGATACCCTGATTATGAAATTGCCCGCGCTCATCAACCATGCCATCGCAAAGGGAAAGACCGGGCGGACCATAGACCTCAGGGTTGAAAATCTGGCTATCAAACAGTGCGACATCCTGATGGGAAAGGAGATGATCCACTTTATCATCAACGCGGAAACCGAAACGACAATCAGGCTGAAAAAAATCAAGGCAGGCAGGCCAATAAGGATCCACTGA
- a CDS encoding NAD(P)-dependent oxidoreductase, protein MNTSSHSQAVTPKRLFVVGATGYIGKFVVRELVSRGYEVVSFARERSGVGAMTKADELRVQLKGSEVRFGDVSSLDSLLQSGIRGEHFDVVVSCLTSRNGGVKDSWNIDYQATRNALDAAKEAGAGHFVLLSAICVQKPLLEFQRAKLKFEKELQESGLTWSIVRPTAFFKSIAGQVEAVKKGKPYVVFGNGALTACKPISERDLARFIADCLDDPSKQNRILPIGGPGRAITAREQGELLFELLGLPPKFKNMPIQMFDVIIPVLTLLARIFPKLEDKAEFARIGKYYCSESMLVLNPVTGKYDAEITPSYGSDTLRDFYKRVLQEGLAGQELGEHSMF, encoded by the coding sequence GTGAATACTTCATCCCACTCTCAGGCAGTAACTCCAAAACGGTTGTTTGTTGTCGGTGCCACCGGTTATATCGGCAAATTTGTTGTCCGTGAACTGGTATCGAGAGGCTATGAGGTGGTGAGTTTTGCCCGGGAGCGCTCGGGGGTCGGAGCCATGACCAAAGCGGATGAGCTTCGCGTGCAGCTCAAGGGCTCCGAAGTACGGTTCGGTGATGTGAGCAGCCTTGACTCACTCTTGCAGAGCGGTATCCGGGGCGAGCATTTTGATGTTGTGGTCTCATGCCTGACCTCTCGCAACGGGGGAGTGAAGGATTCATGGAATATCGATTATCAGGCAACCCGCAATGCGCTTGATGCAGCCAAAGAGGCCGGAGCAGGGCACTTTGTGCTGCTCTCGGCGATCTGTGTCCAGAAGCCGCTGCTCGAGTTCCAGAGAGCCAAGCTGAAGTTCGAGAAGGAGCTTCAGGAGTCCGGGCTTACCTGGTCGATTGTGCGACCGACCGCTTTTTTCAAATCCATTGCCGGTCAGGTTGAAGCGGTAAAAAAAGGAAAACCCTATGTTGTGTTCGGCAACGGCGCATTGACCGCCTGCAAGCCGATCAGCGAGCGGGATCTGGCCCGTTTTATTGCCGATTGCCTTGATGATCCCTCAAAGCAAAACAGGATTCTCCCCATCGGCGGACCGGGCAGGGCTATTACTGCCAGGGAGCAGGGCGAACTGCTGTTTGAACTTCTCGGTCTTCCGCCTAAGTTCAAAAACATGCCGATACAGATGTTTGATGTTATCATTCCTGTCTTGACCCTGCTTGCCAGGATTTTTCCGAAACTTGAGGACAAGGCCGAGTTTGCCCGTATCGGCAAATACTACTGTTCGGAGTCCATGCTGGTGCTGAACCCGGTTACCGGCAAGTACGATGCAGAGATCACCCCTTCCTACGGCAGCGATACCCTGCGCGATTTTTACAAGCGGGTACTTCAGGAGGGGCTTGCAGGCCAGGAGCTCGGTGAGCACTCCATGTTCTGA
- a CDS encoding metal ABC transporter permease: MHSELLLDPAMKRALTGAVLVSCSSAPLGVFLVLRRMSLLGDIMAHAILPGVAAAFILFGMSIPAMSIGGLAAGLTVALLAGVVSRFTALREDASFAALYLIAVASGVLMISLHGTAQDLEDILFGDARLLDEQILSVMAVISALTLLALLLIYRTLVVESFDPVFLRTVRGNGGVVHAVFITLTVLNMVANYRAMGTLMSAGLMLVPAIASQFWTQHLRSMLALAVVLAVSGSLLGLILAFSCNLPSGPSIILILGGFYLFSLLFGRFGSVRARYFPFRHFSR, from the coding sequence GTGCATAGTGAATTATTGCTGGATCCCGCAATGAAGCGGGCGTTGACTGGAGCGGTTCTGGTCTCATGCAGCAGTGCCCCGCTGGGTGTATTTCTTGTCCTTCGCCGCATGAGTCTGCTCGGTGACATTATGGCGCACGCCATTCTGCCCGGTGTTGCGGCAGCTTTTATTCTCTTCGGCATGTCGATTCCGGCAATGAGTATCGGTGGTTTGGCTGCGGGGTTGACGGTTGCACTGCTGGCCGGGGTGGTATCGCGTTTTACCGCCTTGCGTGAAGATGCTTCTTTTGCAGCGCTCTATCTGATAGCCGTGGCCTCGGGCGTGTTGATGATCTCGCTGCATGGGACGGCTCAGGATCTGGAGGATATTCTTTTTGGTGATGCCCGATTACTGGATGAACAGATCCTTTCCGTTATGGCGGTTATCAGTGCATTGACGCTTCTGGCGCTTCTGCTGATCTATCGTACGCTTGTTGTCGAGTCATTTGATCCTGTATTTCTGCGTACCGTACGGGGAAACGGAGGCGTGGTGCATGCGGTTTTTATTACCCTTACCGTACTGAATATGGTCGCAAACTATCGGGCAATGGGGACGCTGATGTCGGCAGGGCTGATGCTTGTTCCGGCTATTGCTTCGCAGTTCTGGACACAACATCTGCGAAGCATGCTTGCTCTCGCTGTTGTCCTGGCGGTCAGCGGATCACTGCTCGGCCTTATCCTTGCTTTCAGCTGTAATCTCCCTTCCGGACCCTCCATAATTCTGATACTCGGGGGATTTTATCTCTTCTCCCTGCTGTTCGGGCGTTTTGGAAGCGTGAGGGCTCGATACTTCCCGTTTCGTCATTTTTCGAGATAG
- the pfkA gene encoding 6-phosphofructokinase, translating into MKTAEKMNRSALSRIALFTSGGDAPGMNAAIRAVTRAAIAANLEVIGIRRGYQGMIEGDFLPLYASDVSGIIHLGGTMLRTARSNAFRTPEGRSRAYEQLKNAAIDAVVVIGGDGSFRGAQEMSQEYPVSFVGIPATIDNDMYGTDYTIGFETALNTVVEAVDKIRDTARSHGRIFFVEVMGREAGQLALHSGIACGAEVILIPESSAEGGELHNFLKHGYKNKESSGIVIVAEGDETGGAMKIAERVRRDHPELEVRVSILGHIQRGGNPTADDRINATRMGVAAIEALLAGEKNIMIGLARDKIVQVPFKTAVKLCHRIDEQLLDIQRLMNI; encoded by the coding sequence ATGAAAACAGCAGAAAAGATGAACCGATCGGCACTCAGCAGGATTGCACTCTTTACCTCCGGTGGTGATGCTCCGGGTATGAATGCTGCCATTCGGGCGGTAACGCGAGCCGCCATAGCCGCCAATCTTGAGGTGATCGGCATCCGCCGGGGGTATCAGGGGATGATTGAAGGGGATTTTCTGCCTCTTTATGCCTCGGATGTGAGCGGTATTATTCATCTGGGCGGAACCATGCTTCGAACGGCCCGGAGTAATGCCTTCAGAACTCCGGAAGGCCGCAGCAGGGCCTATGAGCAGCTGAAAAATGCTGCTATTGATGCCGTTGTGGTCATCGGCGGCGACGGCTCATTCAGAGGGGCTCAGGAGATGTCACAGGAGTATCCGGTTTCGTTTGTCGGTATTCCGGCCACCATAGACAATGATATGTATGGTACCGATTACACCATCGGCTTTGAGACGGCATTGAACACCGTTGTGGAGGCGGTCGATAAAATAAGGGATACAGCGCGCTCGCATGGCCGGATATTTTTTGTGGAGGTGATGGGTCGGGAGGCCGGTCAGCTTGCTCTGCACAGCGGAATTGCCTGCGGGGCAGAGGTGATACTGATTCCCGAGTCGAGTGCGGAGGGGGGAGAGCTGCATAATTTTCTGAAACACGGCTATAAAAACAAGGAGAGCAGCGGAATTGTCATTGTTGCAGAGGGTGATGAAACCGGTGGCGCCATGAAAATTGCCGAACGTGTGCGCCGGGATCATCCGGAGCTGGAAGTTCGGGTTTCCATTCTCGGCCATATACAGCGGGGAGGAAACCCTACAGCTGATGACCGGATCAATGCGACAAGAATGGGTGTTGCGGCTATTGAGGCCCTGCTTGCCGGAGAGAAAAATATCATGATCGGACTTGCCAGGGATAAAATTGTACAGGTACCCTTTAAAACCGCAGTAAAGCTTTGCCACCGAATTGACGAGCAACTGCTTGATATTCAGCGACTTATGAACATTTAG
- a CDS encoding VIT1/CCC1 transporter family protein, whose product MSFIHRESHRSDRIGWLRAAVLGANDGTISTASLLIGVAAAGSSEQSILLTGVAGLVAGAMSMAAGEYVSVQSQADTEEADIAREKRELAEDPEHELEELTAIYVSRGLEEPLALRVAVSLMQKDALGAHARDELGITDTLRARPIQAALSSALSFVAGAVIPIGAALLAPAPYIAEVTSATALVSLVFLGGMAAWAGGASLLKGALRVAFWGALAMGLTAGVGRIFGAVV is encoded by the coding sequence ATGTCATTTATTCACAGGGAGTCACACCGCTCGGATCGAATCGGCTGGCTTCGCGCTGCCGTGCTTGGGGCAAATGACGGCACCATCTCGACAGCAAGTCTCTTGATAGGCGTAGCTGCTGCAGGCTCCTCCGAGCAGAGTATTTTGTTGACCGGGGTAGCTGGTCTTGTCGCCGGAGCCATGTCGATGGCAGCGGGGGAGTATGTATCGGTTCAGTCGCAGGCCGACACCGAGGAGGCCGATATTGCACGCGAAAAGCGCGAGCTGGCGGAGGATCCGGAGCATGAACTGGAGGAGCTGACCGCTATCTATGTGAGTCGCGGACTTGAAGAGCCGCTGGCACTGCGCGTGGCGGTGAGTCTGATGCAGAAGGATGCTCTCGGAGCACATGCCCGTGATGAGCTCGGCATTACCGATACCCTGCGGGCACGGCCGATCCAGGCGGCACTCTCCTCCGCACTCTCGTTTGTTGCCGGTGCGGTTATCCCGATAGGCGCAGCTCTGCTTGCCCCGGCACCATATATCGCCGAAGTTACCTCCGCAACCGCGCTGGTCTCCCTTGTGTTTCTGGGTGGAATGGCAGCCTGGGCAGGCGGGGCATCGCTTCTGAAAGGAGCTCTCCGTGTTGCCTTTTGGGGTGCACTTGCCATGGGGTTGACGGCGGGGGTGGGGAGGATTTTCGGAGCGGTCGTATAA
- a CDS encoding nuclear transport factor 2 family protein, with amino-acid sequence MKKGWKILTGIAAVIVLLLAVVMFATSGMRSTADDFFGSVKQQDMTKARTYLSEEFKASTNEEALKEFLSRSALLNFKEAKWAESSINGGRGELNGTITTETGGNIPIKLMFIKENDEWKIYAMQKPTAGLQPSESSEASAGTTPKKSATTVPGKAEQIALARQSMHDFALSIKSKNMGHFRNTISNMWQSQFTTEKLNEGYAPIIKADIDLTVLDPLVPILDQEASINQDGVLIIRGHYPTKPSVVSFESKYIYEGVSWKLIGFFLDVK; translated from the coding sequence ATGAAAAAAGGATGGAAAATTCTCACCGGCATTGCCGCGGTGATTGTCCTTCTTCTTGCTGTAGTGATGTTTGCCACTTCGGGAATGAGGTCAACGGCCGATGACTTTTTCGGGTCCGTGAAACAGCAGGATATGACCAAGGCCCGGACCTATCTCTCCGAGGAGTTCAAGGCAAGTACCAATGAAGAGGCCCTGAAAGAGTTTCTGTCAAGAAGTGCCCTCCTGAACTTTAAGGAAGCTAAATGGGCCGAGAGCAGCATAAACGGCGGAAGGGGTGAACTCAACGGCACCATTACCACTGAAACAGGCGGCAACATCCCCATCAAGCTTATGTTCATCAAGGAGAATGATGAGTGGAAAATTTATGCCATGCAAAAACCGACCGCCGGTCTTCAGCCATCTGAATCTTCAGAAGCCTCTGCAGGAACCACACCGAAAAAATCGGCGACAACCGTTCCCGGCAAAGCTGAGCAGATAGCCCTCGCCAGACAGTCCATGCATGACTTTGCGCTCTCGATAAAGAGCAAAAACATGGGGCACTTCAGAAACACTATCTCAAACATGTGGCAGTCGCAGTTCACGACGGAAAAGCTGAACGAAGGCTATGCTCCGATAATCAAAGCCGATATCGACCTGACCGTGCTTGATCCCCTTGTGCCGATCCTTGACCAGGAGGCATCAATCAATCAGGACGGAGTTCTTATAATCAGAGGCCACTACCCGACAAAACCAAGTGTAGTCTCATTTGAATCCAAGTATATCTATGAAGGTGTTTCATGGAAGCTGATCGGATTTTTCCTCGATGTCAAATGA
- a CDS encoding YgaP family membrane protein, with translation MKKNIGKYDKGIRIIIGVSIMFIGIINQSWWGAIGLIPVLTALAGFCPIYTLLKISSCNSCTVNEKPVKTGTPKP, from the coding sequence ATGAAGAAAAACATAGGGAAATATGATAAAGGCATCCGCATAATCATTGGCGTGTCGATTATGTTTATCGGCATCATAAACCAGTCATGGTGGGGAGCGATCGGCCTCATACCTGTTCTGACTGCACTTGCCGGATTTTGCCCCATCTATACGCTTCTGAAAATTTCCTCCTGCAACTCCTGTACGGTCAATGAAAAACCGGTAAAAACAGGCACACCCAAACCCTGA
- a CDS encoding SagB/ThcOx family dehydrogenase gives MKQAILEASRSFLKDTIRQQVDFSQTDQNRRIPPPPIEKPCGQDVHPIELPKIGSLKDIGNIDLKTAIGRRESCRTYSDLPLSLEELSFLLWATQGIKLKLDAGHALRTVPSAGCRHAFETLLCILNVTGLEKGIYRYQPVEHQLILEQQVEHLEERVTRAALGQPFPGDAAVTFIWTVIPYRMEWRYGLAAHKVIALDAGHVCQNLYLACEAINAGTCAIAAYDQEGMDRLLHIDGEEEFTIYLAPVGKKR, from the coding sequence ATGAAGCAAGCGATCCTTGAAGCAAGCCGCTCGTTCCTCAAAGACACTATCCGTCAGCAGGTCGATTTCTCCCAAACCGATCAGAACCGCCGGATTCCACCCCCGCCAATTGAAAAACCCTGCGGACAGGATGTTCATCCCATAGAGCTTCCGAAAATCGGGAGCCTGAAGGATATCGGCAATATCGACCTCAAAACTGCTATCGGGCGCCGCGAAAGCTGCCGCACCTACAGCGATCTCCCCCTCTCCCTTGAGGAGCTCTCCTTCCTGCTCTGGGCTACCCAGGGAATAAAGCTCAAACTCGATGCAGGCCATGCCCTGAGGACGGTCCCCTCAGCAGGATGCCGCCACGCTTTTGAAACCCTGCTCTGCATATTGAACGTAACCGGTCTTGAAAAAGGGATCTACCGCTACCAGCCCGTTGAACACCAGCTCATCCTGGAACAGCAGGTTGAACACCTGGAAGAGAGGGTAACGAGAGCCGCGCTCGGCCAGCCATTCCCCGGAGATGCCGCCGTCACCTTCATCTGGACAGTCATCCCCTATCGCATGGAGTGGCGATATGGTCTGGCCGCCCACAAGGTCATTGCCCTTGACGCCGGTCACGTCTGCCAGAACCTCTACCTGGCATGCGAGGCAATCAACGCCGGAACCTGCGCCATTGCAGCCTACGACCAGGAGGGAATGGACCGGCTGCTGCATATTGACGGAGAGGAAGAGTTCACCATCTACCTCGCCCCGGTTGGAAAGAAACGGTAA
- a CDS encoding PAS domain S-box protein produces the protein MYLSKSDECQLILSDITELHKRSRALQAINNCNQALLHAQSEEELLQEICTIIVETGGYRMTWVGYALDDEEKRILPVAKAGYDAGHLEKLKVSWADIEHGQGPGGSAVRTGRPFTTRNMQADPRFAPWRREALARGYISSLGLPLKTDDHVFGVLNIYSDKTDAFNDEETELLSSMAGNMAYGITMQRNRKEHEEADLKIKQSEARYRSLFQNKHTVMLIVDPDNGSIIDANPAAVTYYGWTLEVLCRMNISQINMLSATEIQAEMQRAKKEERNYFIFRHCRADGSFRDVEVVSGPITIQSKSLLYSIIINFTERKQFQESLIAINERMHLIMSATNAGTWESMLETGTNIWSDELWKLFGLEAHSVEATIENWLQTITPEDREKTQKEYFDAIENGSEFNSIWRTRQVDGSFRWLMSRGTPYRNARGKVFRFAGIVIDITGRKKEEEEKNMLEARLRKSQLLETIGTLAGGIAHDFNNLLTPILGYTEMGVMSLSSEEPMHEYFNETMLAAERARHLVSQILTFSKSHESITAIVSVQAVIEEALKLLRPSIGSVSPGH, from the coding sequence GTGTACCTCAGCAAGAGTGATGAATGCCAGCTGATTCTCTCCGATATTACCGAACTTCATAAGCGGAGCCGTGCACTTCAGGCTATCAACAACTGCAATCAGGCTCTTCTGCATGCCCAATCCGAAGAGGAGCTCTTGCAGGAGATCTGCACCATTATCGTTGAAACCGGAGGGTACCGCATGACCTGGGTGGGTTATGCGCTGGATGACGAGGAAAAACGTATTCTGCCTGTAGCCAAAGCCGGTTACGATGCGGGTCATCTGGAGAAGCTCAAGGTCTCCTGGGCAGATATTGAACATGGACAGGGGCCCGGAGGGAGTGCAGTTCGCACCGGCAGGCCATTTACCACCCGGAACATGCAGGCCGACCCCCGTTTCGCTCCATGGCGCAGAGAGGCTCTGGCACGCGGATATATCTCATCACTGGGCCTTCCTCTGAAAACAGATGATCATGTATTCGGGGTGTTGAATATCTATTCTGACAAGACCGATGCCTTTAACGATGAAGAGACGGAGCTGCTCTCCTCCATGGCCGGCAATATGGCCTACGGAATCACGATGCAGCGAAACCGCAAGGAACATGAAGAGGCGGATCTCAAAATAAAGCAGAGTGAAGCCCGCTACAGAAGCCTCTTTCAGAACAAACATACCGTCATGCTGATTGTGGATCCGGATAACGGCAGTATTATTGATGCCAATCCGGCAGCCGTAACCTACTACGGCTGGACGCTTGAGGTGCTCTGCCGGATGAATATCAGTCAGATCAACATGCTGAGCGCTACCGAAATTCAGGCCGAAATGCAGCGAGCCAAAAAAGAGGAGCGTAACTATTTTATTTTCCGCCACTGTCGCGCTGACGGCTCTTTCCGTGATGTTGAGGTTGTAAGCGGCCCGATTACCATCCAGAGCAAGTCCCTGCTCTATTCGATCATCATTAACTTCACCGAGCGCAAACAATTCCAGGAGTCACTGATTGCCATCAATGAGCGGATGCATCTCATTATGTCGGCAACCAATGCCGGCACCTGGGAGAGTATGCTGGAAACCGGTACCAACATCTGGTCTGACGAATTATGGAAGCTCTTCGGACTCGAAGCGCACAGCGTTGAAGCTACCATTGAAAACTGGCTGCAGACCATCACTCCGGAAGACCGGGAAAAGACACAGAAGGAGTACTTCGACGCAATAGAGAACGGGAGTGAATTCAACAGCATCTGGCGTACACGTCAGGTTGACGGCTCCTTTCGCTGGCTGATGTCAAGGGGAACGCCATACAGGAATGCCAGGGGAAAGGTGTTCCGTTTTGCTGGTATTGTGATTGATATTACCGGGAGGAAAAAGGAAGAGGAAGAGAAAAACATGCTTGAGGCACGACTCCGCAAGTCCCAGCTCCTTGAAACCATAGGAACACTTGCCGGAGGCATTGCCCATGATTTCAACAACCTGCTCACCCCGATCCTCGGGTATACAGAAATGGGGGTAATGAGCCTGTCGAGTGAGGAGCCGATGCACGAATATTTCAATGAGACCATGCTGGCGGCCGAACGGGCACGGCATCTGGTATCGCAAATCCTGACCTTCAGCAAGTCTCACGAGAGCATTACAGCAATCGTAAGCGTTCAGGCCGTTATAGAGGAGGCCCTGAAACTTCTCCGGCCATCAATCGGGTCGGTATCACCAGGACACTGA
- a CDS encoding DUF2515 family protein, which translates to MARSKEEWIELLEHRLPPLDKIADRNRAITAHYARWYLEKPELFKWSGMAAFASRQVGVALGVCELLHAPEHRENTDEQEGGLSSFDAGKLLQNTFNNLLFIPSFMHSVAAQQFFLADLDQLRLGNNNIFADIGWAHALFLESGFGALEKCCGLKEQEFLFEGFRLIDEGDQLIRRGVDEERAHALIWEGNVLLLRHEQISTLQPIFDAISQQGRILISFGSELDFSGGVRASFSTYSGYFETLTGMKSVTDSRHRWQWIEHDVLPAWKRMECTFCEGSPLKRELEVFAAMP; encoded by the coding sequence ATGGCCCGATCAAAAGAGGAGTGGATTGAACTGCTTGAACACCGGCTTCCGCCGCTCGACAAGATAGCGGATCGCAACCGGGCCATCACCGCGCACTATGCCCGCTGGTATCTTGAGAAGCCGGAGCTCTTCAAGTGGAGCGGCATGGCTGCTTTTGCCTCGCGGCAGGTCGGTGTGGCTCTTGGGGTTTGCGAGCTGCTTCATGCTCCGGAACATAGAGAGAACACCGATGAGCAAGAAGGAGGCCTCTCCTCATTTGATGCGGGCAAACTGTTGCAGAACACCTTCAACAACCTGCTCTTTATTCCATCCTTTATGCATTCGGTTGCCGCTCAGCAGTTTTTTCTTGCCGATCTTGATCAGCTGCGGCTCGGCAACAACAATATCTTTGCCGATATCGGGTGGGCCCATGCACTTTTTCTTGAAAGCGGGTTTGGTGCCCTGGAAAAATGCTGCGGCCTGAAGGAGCAGGAGTTTCTCTTTGAGGGCTTCAGGCTGATTGATGAGGGTGATCAGCTGATTCGCCGTGGAGTTGACGAGGAGCGGGCGCACGCACTCATCTGGGAGGGCAATGTGCTTTTGTTGCGCCATGAACAGATCTCGACATTGCAGCCGATTTTTGATGCTATCAGCCAGCAGGGGAGGATTTTAATCTCCTTCGGCAGCGAGCTTGATTTTTCCGGAGGAGTCAGAGCCTCATTTTCAACCTATTCGGGTTATTTCGAAACCCTGACCGGCATGAAAAGTGTTACCGATTCCCGCCACCGCTGGCAGTGGATCGAGCATGATGTGCTTCCGGCATGGAAGCGCATGGAGTGCACCTTCTGCGAAGGTTCACCCCTGAAAAGGGAGCTTGAAGTGTTCGCAGCGATGCCTTGA